Genomic segment of Candidatus Methylomirabilota bacterium:
CACGTGATCATCGCTGCGGTGATCTTCCTCGCCGCCTCGCTCACCGACTGGCTCGACGGCTTGATCGCCCGGCGCACGAATCAGGTGACTCGTCTCGGAACCCTCCTCGATCCCGTGGCCGACAAGCTGCTCGTCGCCGCCGCTCTGGTGTCGCTGGTACAGGTGGACATGGTCCCGGCGTGGATGGCCTGGGTGATCATCGGGCGTGAGCTCGCGGTGACCGGCCTTCGCGGAGTCGCGCTCTCGATGGGCGTGGTGGTGCCCGCCTCCCGCCTGGGCAAGCTCAAGACCGTGACCCAGTACGTGGCGGTGACGCTCCTGATCCTCGAGAAGGGCGTGCCCGCGGAGTTCGTGCCCTTCCACCTGGTCACCGATGCGATGCTGTGGATCACGCTCTTCATCACCGTGCTCTCCGGGCTCGACTACTTCTACGGCTTCTTCGTCCGCGCCGGCGGAGACGTCCTCGTGAAGGATCGCGAACGGTGGCCCTGAGCCTCCTCGGTCTCGCCGCGGCGTACCTGGTCGGGG
This window contains:
- the pgsA gene encoding CDP-diacylglycerol--glycerol-3-phosphate 3-phosphatidyltransferase translates to MNVPIALTLIRIVLVPLVIVFLISSQRVHVIIAAVIFLAASLTDWLDGLIARRTNQVTRLGTLLDPVADKLLVAAALVSLVQVDMVPAWMAWVIIGRELAVTGLRGVALSMGVVVPASRLGKLKTVTQYVAVTLLILEKGVPAEFVPFHLVTDAMLWITLFITVLSGLDYFYGFFVRAGGDVLVKDRERWP